From a region of the Nonlabens sp. Hel1_33_55 genome:
- a CDS encoding ABC transporter permease/M1 family aminopeptidase, whose translation MFSTIFSHELRTWFRKPIFYVFAALFFILGGVVMAVATGVFSSDNVTVTSNSFINSPYVISGLVSQLALFCYLMIPTFTGTTIHRDFKNNMHHVLYSYPIKKWEYLLAKFSAGITINLILIFMVVIGLMIGGYLPGHNELLLGPFSFWNYLQPFLLIIIPNVLFYSAIVFAIIVFTRNMNIGFMAVLCLIIIQLVTSSYVDQVDDPFWLSLADPLGNIAISETVEYWTPAEQNERMLPFEGMIFWNRVVWAAISILILGWVIARFRFAQNAVSLFKKRSSGRMMKENYSRLSRVVLPQVSTDFSFKGQLSTLWSLTKADVRYIIFGWPFIIISFLAIALTMVMMFNSGLIFGTPILPKAWVMLSSEASAYILLFTFLLIFLYAGFLMDRSRAAHINQIVDVTPTKSWVFLVSQLLALVIMVAVLQTLLILCGITYQTIQGFADYQLDLYLFQAYMVNVWKYVPWIFMALFIHTLIKNKWLGLATLLIIGIAIPLVTSAIGVDQAIFDFNSIGEPSASDFSGYGASLAPYYTYRLYWILFGIVLLSLALVFYRRGMGLGFMERFAFAKARFSKSIIATIAVCSVLFLSIGGYIWKINNVDNEQLSGKEQEELRVNYEKELSRYNNIPQPKLIAVNTYMDIFPDTRDFKAGATYTMVNQSSVAIDTLHMNVQDYPIEIELDRENEQVYDNEDFQYRMYRFANALQPGDTLVMKFDMHNEPNKFLDNKSPIRSNGTFLNNSMYPSIGYSEQGELRDPKVRAKYNLPPKDRMPDPDAIGATDYNYIGGESDWIDFEATVSTSADQIAIAPGYLIKEWEEDGRKYYHYKMDAKILNFYSFMSGRYDVKKEMHDGVSLEIYHHPDHTYNLDRMMKGLREGLDYYNDNYTPYQHRQARIIEFPKDYGSFAQAFANTIPFSEGVGFIADVDDDKKDAVDYPLAITAHELAHQWWAHQVIGAKAKGATLLSESMSEYSSLKVLEKVYGKNQMRTFLKDAMDQYLSGRTSERISENPLMYNENQPYIHYRKGSVVLYAMSDYIGEDKFNGVAKRFAEKYQFKSAPYPTSEEFVADLKAVTPDSLQYLVRDMFETITLYDNEVGDASYRKLDNGKYAVTVTGTVSKYRSDNLGDKKYASVAGDSLSFTPEGAKKAINSLPLADYIEVGVFGAENEETGENKLLYLEKRKVTNIDNSFEIIVDEEPVEAGIDPYNKLIDRSTTDNRRSVSEKKE comes from the coding sequence ATGTTCTCTACCATATTTTCCCACGAGCTTAGAACTTGGTTCCGTAAGCCAATATTTTATGTGTTTGCTGCGCTGTTCTTTATTTTGGGCGGCGTTGTAATGGCTGTTGCCACTGGCGTTTTTAGCAGTGATAATGTTACGGTTACCTCTAACTCCTTTATCAATAGTCCTTATGTAATTTCTGGACTGGTGTCACAACTGGCGCTGTTTTGTTATCTGATGATTCCAACTTTCACAGGAACCACGATTCATCGAGATTTTAAAAACAACATGCATCATGTGTTGTATTCTTATCCCATCAAAAAATGGGAATATCTGTTGGCTAAATTCTCTGCAGGAATCACCATAAACCTCATCTTGATATTCATGGTGGTGATAGGTCTGATGATAGGTGGATATTTACCTGGTCACAATGAACTGTTGTTGGGACCATTCTCCTTCTGGAATTATTTACAGCCATTTTTATTGATTATTATACCCAATGTTCTCTTCTATAGTGCGATCGTGTTTGCTATTATCGTCTTCACGCGCAACATGAACATAGGTTTTATGGCCGTGCTTTGTTTGATTATCATTCAGCTCGTGACTTCATCCTACGTTGATCAAGTCGATGATCCTTTCTGGTTATCGCTTGCAGATCCTTTAGGAAACATAGCTATATCTGAAACTGTAGAATATTGGACTCCTGCAGAACAAAATGAGCGCATGTTGCCTTTTGAAGGAATGATCTTCTGGAACCGTGTGGTATGGGCAGCAATTTCCATCTTGATTCTGGGCTGGGTTATCGCCAGATTCAGATTTGCCCAAAATGCGGTAAGCCTTTTTAAGAAGAGGTCTTCTGGTCGAATGATGAAAGAAAATTACAGCCGTTTGAGCCGTGTTGTTCTACCACAAGTCTCAACAGACTTTAGTTTTAAGGGACAACTATCGACACTCTGGAGTTTGACAAAGGCAGATGTACGGTACATCATTTTCGGCTGGCCGTTTATTATCATTAGTTTCCTGGCGATTGCGCTGACGATGGTGATGATGTTCAACTCGGGACTGATTTTCGGTACACCTATATTACCTAAAGCTTGGGTGATGCTTAGTTCAGAAGCTTCTGCATATATTCTGTTATTTACTTTTTTACTCATTTTCCTGTATGCGGGCTTTCTAATGGATCGCTCTCGAGCTGCGCACATCAACCAGATTGTTGATGTCACACCTACAAAAAGTTGGGTGTTCCTAGTAAGCCAGCTTCTTGCACTGGTCATTATGGTTGCCGTTTTACAAACGCTTCTCATCTTGTGTGGTATCACCTACCAGACCATCCAGGGTTTTGCAGATTACCAGCTGGATCTTTATTTATTTCAAGCTTATATGGTGAATGTTTGGAAATATGTACCGTGGATCTTCATGGCGCTTTTCATACACACGTTGATCAAAAACAAATGGTTGGGACTTGCCACACTCTTAATAATAGGCATTGCCATTCCATTGGTAACATCTGCCATAGGTGTTGATCAAGCTATTTTTGATTTTAATTCCATAGGCGAGCCTAGTGCCTCAGACTTTAGTGGTTATGGTGCTTCGCTAGCTCCTTATTACACGTATCGATTGTACTGGATTCTGTTCGGTATCGTGTTATTAAGCCTTGCGTTGGTGTTCTACAGACGTGGCATGGGATTAGGGTTTATGGAACGTTTCGCTTTCGCGAAAGCGAGATTTTCAAAATCCATTATCGCTACAATCGCAGTATGTTCGGTATTATTTCTGTCCATTGGTGGATACATCTGGAAAATCAATAATGTGGATAATGAGCAACTTTCTGGTAAGGAACAGGAAGAGCTACGTGTGAATTATGAGAAGGAATTGAGCAGGTACAATAATATTCCACAACCTAAACTGATTGCTGTCAATACATACATGGATATATTTCCTGACACTAGGGATTTCAAGGCCGGCGCAACCTACACTATGGTGAATCAGTCAAGCGTTGCGATCGACACGCTGCACATGAATGTGCAGGATTATCCTATTGAGATTGAGCTGGATCGTGAGAATGAGCAGGTGTATGATAATGAAGACTTTCAATACCGCATGTATCGTTTTGCAAACGCGCTGCAACCTGGCGACACGCTGGTTATGAAATTTGACATGCATAACGAGCCCAATAAGTTTCTTGACAACAAATCACCTATTCGTTCCAATGGAACATTTCTAAATAATTCCATGTATCCATCAATAGGCTACAGCGAGCAAGGAGAATTGCGTGATCCAAAAGTACGGGCTAAATACAACTTGCCGCCTAAGGATCGCATGCCAGATCCTGATGCGATAGGCGCCACAGATTATAATTACATAGGTGGTGAGAGCGATTGGATTGATTTTGAAGCTACGGTAAGTACCAGTGCAGATCAAATTGCTATCGCACCTGGTTACTTAATCAAGGAATGGGAAGAAGATGGTCGCAAGTATTACCATTATAAAATGGATGCTAAAATCCTCAACTTCTATTCCTTTATGAGTGGTCGTTATGATGTGAAAAAGGAAATGCACGATGGCGTAAGCCTAGAAATCTACCACCATCCAGATCATACCTATAATCTAGATCGTATGATGAAAGGATTGCGTGAAGGTCTGGATTATTACAACGACAACTATACGCCTTACCAGCATCGTCAAGCACGTATCATTGAGTTCCCTAAGGACTACGGTTCTTTTGCACAGGCATTTGCCAACACGATTCCGTTTAGTGAAGGTGTAGGTTTCATAGCAGATGTGGATGATGATAAGAAGGATGCGGTTGATTATCCGCTGGCGATTACTGCTCATGAGCTTGCACACCAATGGTGGGCACACCAGGTGATAGGCGCCAAAGCTAAAGGAGCAACACTATTGTCTGAAAGTATGTCAGAGTACAGTTCCCTCAAGGTTCTGGAAAAAGTTTATGGAAAGAACCAGATGCGCACCTTCTTGAAGGATGCCATGGATCAATACCTTTCTGGTCGTACCAGCGAGCGAATTAGTGAGAACCCATTAATGTATAACGAGAACCAGCCATACATTCATTATAGAAAAGGATCTGTGGTATTATATGCCATGAGTGATTACATAGGCGAGGACAAGTTCAATGGGGTTGCAAAACGTTTTGCAGAGAAATATCAGTTCAAGAGCGCACCCTATCCTACCTCTGAGGAATTTGTAGCAGACCTTAAAGCAGTTACACCAGATTCTCTACAGTATCTGGTTAGGGATATGTTTGAGACCATCACGCTTTATGATAACGAAGTTGGTGATGCATCGTACCGCAAGCTTGATAACGGTAAGTATGCAGTGACCGTAACGGGAACTGTAAGCAAATATCGTTCTGACAACCTAGGAGATAAGAAATATGCCAGCGTTGCTGGTGATAGCTTGAGCTTCACGCCAGAAGGTGCAAAGAAGGCTATCAATTCTTTACCACTTGCTGATTATATTGAAGTAGGCGTTTTTGGTGCTGAAAATGAAGAAACTGGTGAGAACAAACTGCTTTATCTGGAAAAACGTAAGGTAACCAACATTGATAACAGCTTTGAAATCATCGTAGATGAAGAACCTGTGGAAGCAGGAATCGATCCTTACAATAAATTGATTGACCGTTCTACTACTGATAACCGCAGGTCGGTTTCTGAAAAGAAAGAATAG
- a CDS encoding SDR family oxidoreductase — MKVLLTGANGYIGVRLLYELLKEDHEVVCAVRSANRLSVPDEIREQVEIIEIDFLDLPEQNPIPADIDVAYYLIHSMTSSTESFDKMEADSATNFLNQLAHTSCQQIIYLSGIVNQDVLSKHLLSRKRVEEILSASDIPTTVLRAGIIVGSGSSSFEIIRDLCEKLPVMITPKWVNTKTHPIAIRNVMSFLIGVLGRTESYDQSYDIGGKNVLTYKQMMQQYSENRKLHLTILTVPIMTPKLSSYWLYFVTSTSYKLARNLVNSMSVEVVAKENSLPSDLGIQLYSYKEALDMAFAKIEQNQVASSWKDSMVSGRFKYNINKFKQVPQFGCLRDAQTFKTENPEEALNRIWAIGGKNGYYYADFLWKIRGYLDKLFGGVGLRRGRTNQDKIHSGDSLDFWRVLVADRQEKRLLLFAEMRVPGEAWLEFEIDDENVVHQTATFRPLGLWGRLYWYSMLPFHYFIFAGMIKHIATGK, encoded by the coding sequence ATGAAGGTATTACTTACAGGTGCGAACGGTTACATAGGCGTGCGATTGTTATATGAATTGCTTAAGGAGGATCACGAGGTGGTTTGTGCGGTGCGCAGTGCCAACCGGCTGTCAGTACCAGATGAGATACGGGAACAGGTAGAGATTATTGAGATTGATTTTCTGGATTTACCTGAGCAGAATCCAATTCCTGCAGATATCGATGTGGCGTATTACCTGATCCATTCCATGACGAGCAGCACGGAAAGTTTTGACAAAATGGAAGCCGATAGTGCTACCAACTTTCTGAACCAGCTGGCTCATACGAGTTGCCAACAGATCATTTATCTATCCGGAATCGTGAATCAGGATGTGTTGAGCAAACATTTGCTTTCGCGAAAGCGTGTTGAAGAAATTCTGAGTGCAAGCGACATTCCTACCACGGTATTGCGCGCAGGAATTATCGTGGGTAGTGGTAGTTCTTCCTTTGAGATCATACGCGATCTATGTGAGAAACTACCTGTAATGATCACACCCAAATGGGTGAATACCAAAACGCATCCCATCGCTATACGCAACGTGATGAGTTTCTTGATAGGCGTGCTGGGACGTACTGAAAGTTATGACCAATCCTATGATATAGGAGGAAAAAATGTGCTCACATACAAGCAGATGATGCAGCAATATTCTGAAAACAGAAAGCTGCACCTGACGATTCTCACGGTTCCCATTATGACGCCAAAGCTGAGTTCCTACTGGCTGTATTTTGTAACCAGTACATCCTATAAACTTGCTCGCAATCTTGTGAACAGCATGTCTGTAGAAGTTGTGGCTAAGGAGAACTCATTACCTTCTGATCTAGGCATTCAACTTTATTCATACAAAGAGGCGCTGGATATGGCATTTGCTAAAATTGAGCAGAATCAGGTCGCCAGTAGCTGGAAAGACAGTATGGTGAGCGGTAGGTTCAAATACAACATTAATAAATTCAAACAGGTACCACAATTCGGTTGCCTACGCGATGCGCAAACTTTTAAAACAGAGAATCCAGAAGAAGCCCTCAATCGCATTTGGGCGATAGGCGGCAAGAACGGCTACTATTATGCCGATTTCCTTTGGAAAATTCGCGGTTACCTGGACAAGCTTTTTGGCGGTGTTGGGTTACGTCGTGGACGTACCAATCAGGATAAGATCCATTCTGGAGACTCATTGGATTTTTGGCGTGTGCTGGTAGCAGACCGACAGGAAAAAAGATTATTGCTTTTTGCAGAAATGCGTGTACCTGGCGAAGCTTGGCTAGAATTTGAGATCGATGATGAAAATGTAGTCCATCAAACAGCTACCTTCAGACCTCTAGGACTTTGGGGACGATTATACTGGTACAGTATGTTGCCCTTTCACTATTTTATTTTTGCCGGAATGATCAAGCATATTGCGACTGGGAAGTAG
- a CDS encoding ABC transporter ATP-binding protein, producing the protein MILSLQNVSKTYNNGVKALDDVTININAGMFGLLGPNGAGKSSLMRTIATLQEPDSGTVDLDGLDILKNKIEFRKTLGYLPQEFGVYPKMSAHDLLHYFANLKGITKKSDRNAIVDKALEVTNLTDVKHKHVAGYSGGMKQRFGIAQLLLNNPKLIIVDEPTAGLDPAERHRFLNVLREIGTNHIVIFSTHIVDDVKELCTDMAILNGGRILAQSTPKGMVKLLENKVWITTVDRDTAEQLQETHNVISSSYNEDNNLVVRVYGDVSPGEGFHPTPASLEDVYFTTLNNNKPVESLETV; encoded by the coding sequence ATGATACTTAGTTTACAAAACGTTTCCAAAACATATAACAATGGCGTAAAAGCGCTTGATGATGTAACCATTAATATTAACGCAGGTATGTTTGGTCTACTGGGACCCAATGGTGCTGGTAAATCTTCATTGATGCGTACCATCGCTACGTTACAAGAACCAGATTCTGGAACTGTTGATTTAGATGGTTTGGATATTTTGAAGAACAAAATTGAATTCCGTAAGACGTTAGGTTATTTGCCGCAGGAATTTGGTGTATACCCAAAGATGAGCGCACATGATCTGCTGCATTATTTTGCCAACCTTAAAGGGATCACCAAAAAATCTGACCGCAACGCCATCGTTGACAAGGCTCTTGAGGTGACCAACCTGACCGATGTAAAGCACAAGCATGTCGCTGGTTATTCTGGTGGTATGAAACAACGCTTCGGTATTGCGCAACTATTACTCAACAACCCTAAACTTATCATTGTCGATGAGCCAACCGCAGGACTGGATCCAGCAGAAAGACATCGATTCCTGAACGTACTTAGAGAAATAGGAACCAACCACATCGTGATTTTTTCTACCCACATCGTTGATGATGTAAAAGAATTGTGTACCGATATGGCCATCCTAAACGGTGGCCGCATTCTAGCACAAAGCACGCCTAAAGGAATGGTTAAGTTATTGGAGAACAAAGTATGGATCACGACAGTAGATAGAGACACTGCAGAGCAACTACAGGAAACCCACAATGTTATCTCCTCTAGTTATAATGAAGACAACAATCTTGTGGTAAGAGTTTACGGTGACGTTAGTCCTGGCGAGGGCTTCCATCCTACTCCAGCATCGCTGGAAGATGTGTATTTCACAACACTAAACAACAACAAGCCTGTTGAATCCCTTGAAACCGTATAA
- the argS gene encoding arginine--tRNA ligase produces MTLPEQLEKSTIEIVKSLFDVTLEKVDISLTRKDQQGDYTVMVFPMLRQIKGNPAVIGKQIGERLRTDSELVSDIEVIKGFLNLTLSYKAFLQDFNTILLDPNYGTTPVNSDVPGMMVEYSSPNTNKPLHLGHIRNIVLGYSTALILEATGKYVVKTQIINDRGIHICKSMLAWLKYGEGVTPESAGVKGDKLVGDYYVKFDQEYKKEVAALLQDGIPEEEAKKQAPSILEAQEMLRKWENGDDEVVKLWKMMNGWVYAGFDKTYRSLGVTFDSLYYESDTYLLGKDVIAHGLNTGVFYRKDDGSVWIDLTDDGLDEKIVLRSDGTAVYMTQDIGTAIQRVRDHDVDGMVYTVGNEQDYHFKVLFLIMKKLGYEWADNLYHLSYGMIELPSGKMKSREGTVVDADDMIQEMTDTAREIAQEQGKLEGLSTEEKEKLYHIIGLGALKYFMLKIDPKKSMVFDPKESVDFQGNTGPFIQYAHARIQSILKKADFNDKALQAAVDLPLIEKDLAVIKLLQQYPETVASAARNYSPALVANYLFDLVKEFNSFYQNVPKIVEESDADLKHFRLLLCYKTARVIKSGCALLGIEVPDQM; encoded by the coding sequence ATGACACTGCCGGAACAACTGGAAAAAAGTACGATTGAAATTGTCAAATCGCTGTTTGATGTAACACTTGAAAAAGTGGATATATCGCTTACGCGAAAGGATCAGCAGGGCGATTATACGGTTATGGTGTTTCCAATGCTACGGCAAATAAAAGGTAATCCTGCGGTCATAGGAAAGCAAATAGGTGAGCGGTTGAGAACTGATAGTGAATTGGTGTCTGATATTGAGGTAATCAAAGGATTCTTGAACCTGACCTTGTCCTACAAAGCTTTTTTGCAGGATTTCAATACAATTTTGCTGGACCCTAATTATGGAACTACACCTGTAAATAGCGATGTGCCTGGTATGATGGTAGAATATAGTTCTCCCAATACCAACAAGCCTCTACACTTAGGTCACATTAGAAATATTGTTCTGGGATATTCCACGGCTTTGATTCTAGAAGCTACAGGTAAGTATGTCGTTAAAACCCAAATCATTAATGATCGAGGTATCCACATCTGTAAATCCATGCTGGCATGGCTCAAATACGGTGAAGGAGTCACTCCAGAATCTGCCGGAGTAAAAGGCGATAAATTAGTGGGTGATTATTATGTGAAATTTGATCAGGAATACAAGAAAGAAGTAGCGGCATTATTACAAGATGGCATTCCTGAAGAAGAGGCTAAAAAACAAGCACCTTCCATACTAGAGGCGCAGGAAATGTTGCGTAAATGGGAGAATGGAGACGATGAGGTTGTCAAGCTTTGGAAAATGATGAACGGTTGGGTTTATGCTGGATTTGACAAGACGTATCGCAGTCTAGGAGTAACTTTTGACAGTTTGTATTATGAGAGTGACACCTATTTATTAGGCAAGGATGTCATTGCTCATGGACTTAATACCGGCGTATTTTATAGAAAAGACGATGGATCAGTATGGATCGACCTTACGGACGATGGTTTAGATGAAAAGATCGTTTTACGTAGTGATGGTACTGCAGTTTACATGACGCAAGATATAGGTACTGCCATCCAGCGTGTGCGAGATCATGATGTGGATGGTATGGTTTACACGGTTGGAAATGAACAGGATTATCATTTCAAGGTGTTGTTTCTTATCATGAAGAAACTGGGCTACGAATGGGCAGACAACCTGTACCACTTGAGTTACGGAATGATTGAACTGCCATCTGGTAAGATGAAATCCCGTGAAGGAACCGTTGTGGATGCTGATGATATGATTCAGGAAATGACAGATACAGCCCGTGAGATTGCTCAGGAACAAGGTAAATTGGAAGGCTTATCTACTGAGGAAAAAGAAAAATTGTATCACATAATAGGGTTGGGTGCATTGAAATACTTCATGCTTAAGATAGACCCCAAGAAAAGCATGGTGTTTGATCCTAAAGAATCAGTAGATTTTCAAGGAAATACAGGTCCCTTCATTCAATATGCGCATGCCAGAATCCAATCCATTTTAAAGAAAGCAGATTTCAACGATAAAGCTTTGCAAGCTGCTGTGGACTTGCCGCTGATCGAAAAAGATCTTGCAGTGATTAAATTATTACAGCAGTATCCAGAAACTGTGGCCTCTGCAGCGCGTAATTATAGTCCGGCGCTAGTAGCCAACTATCTTTTCGATCTTGTAAAAGAGTTCAATAGTTTTTATCAAAATGTTCCAAAAATCGTTGAAGAAAGCGATGCTGACTTGAAGCACTTCAGACTTCTTCTGTGTTATAAAACAGCCCGTGTAATCAAAAGCGGTTGCGCATTGTTGGGTATTGAGGTTCCAGATCAGATGTAA
- a CDS encoding LIC_10190 family membrane protein — MAVLLLYFIFLLAVIIPTGLMLVKLVRMTNVSFVDIIWCGVATISIMAGIWSLFSGLDFWFVGLVVLLSSISVFVVQSEIRSRFTDVQKNISGWTFSKWIWSIIVILLVLATGTLSGYVLDNDSYYIQTIKWLDEYGLVYGIANWHLFLAQQSGFHILEAGLNLEFLNLNLNDLGSFLTLVMMLWSLVPNQDEKTLVQKAFRNFLAIIMPLLLLLGTAPSPDVPVILLSYYIVYKFLFLPHDWKNIFMISLLTALACYFKITMVFLGLFPLFMILKLEEHKWKSIVHLFLIGLVFGGLFLVKNSIASGYPLFPLTFISWNVDWLVPMEMLQFFTDATMAQAYGVSFYELNGLNISQRLLLWFNHAGMEGWLNKGLLLVIVACVAGAIYHFRKPRLAAVFWVFIFFAVALAISSPQARFFLPLAIPAAIALCIYSFKSLRKYSLVIARVGIISSALLLVLPSIISSTTDNQRMKNVPKFELANLLVPAQKSRYNSAFAKARINNINYYNPTGDDFFYGSFDVPLPAAQSEYLEYFQTNYFASPEYRGDSPASGFRAVKN; from the coding sequence TTGGCCGTTCTATTGCTCTACTTTATTTTCTTGTTAGCTGTCATTATTCCTACTGGGTTGATGCTTGTCAAGCTAGTGAGAATGACGAATGTCTCATTTGTGGACATCATCTGGTGCGGTGTTGCAACTATAAGTATCATGGCGGGAATATGGTCCTTATTTTCAGGACTGGACTTCTGGTTTGTTGGTTTAGTGGTTTTATTGAGCAGTATTTCGGTGTTTGTGGTTCAATCAGAAATTAGATCACGATTTACTGACGTTCAAAAAAACATTTCAGGCTGGACTTTTTCAAAATGGATCTGGTCTATTATTGTTATTTTGCTGGTGCTCGCGACTGGTACATTGTCGGGTTATGTTCTGGATAATGATAGTTATTATATCCAGACCATCAAATGGCTGGATGAGTATGGACTTGTTTATGGAATTGCTAACTGGCATCTTTTTCTAGCCCAACAAAGTGGTTTTCATATACTGGAGGCTGGACTTAATCTGGAATTTTTAAACCTAAACTTGAATGATCTAGGATCTTTCCTGACGCTTGTGATGATGCTCTGGTCACTTGTTCCTAATCAGGATGAAAAAACGCTTGTCCAGAAAGCATTTAGAAACTTTCTAGCGATCATAATGCCACTGTTGTTACTACTTGGAACAGCTCCTTCACCAGATGTTCCAGTCATCTTGCTCAGTTATTATATCGTTTATAAATTCTTGTTTCTGCCTCATGACTGGAAAAACATATTTATGATATCGCTCTTAACAGCTCTGGCCTGTTACTTCAAAATCACGATGGTTTTTCTAGGGTTATTTCCGCTTTTCATGATTCTAAAACTTGAAGAACACAAATGGAAATCGATCGTTCATCTTTTTTTGATAGGTCTGGTTTTTGGCGGATTGTTTTTGGTTAAGAATAGCATCGCAAGTGGTTATCCTTTATTCCCTTTAACTTTTATATCATGGAATGTTGACTGGTTGGTTCCAATGGAGATGTTGCAGTTTTTCACAGACGCCACAATGGCTCAAGCTTATGGTGTTTCGTTTTATGAACTTAACGGTCTGAACATTTCGCAACGATTATTATTATGGTTCAACCATGCAGGAATGGAAGGCTGGCTGAACAAAGGTTTGCTTCTCGTGATCGTCGCTTGTGTAGCAGGAGCGATATACCACTTCAGAAAACCAAGACTTGCTGCTGTGTTTTGGGTCTTTATATTTTTTGCAGTTGCGCTGGCAATCAGTTCGCCACAGGCGCGTTTTTTCCTGCCGTTGGCTATTCCTGCGGCGATTGCTTTATGTATTTACAGTTTTAAAAGTTTGAGAAAGTACAGCTTGGTAATTGCCAGAGTCGGTATAATTTCAAGTGCTTTATTGCTGGTACTGCCGTCAATTATTAGCTCGACTACCGATAATCAGCGCATGAAAAATGTACCGAAGTTTGAACTTGCTAATTTGTTAGTTCCTGCGCAGAAGAGTAGATATAATTCCGCTTTCGCGAAAGCGAGAATCAACAACATCAACTACTACAATCCCACAGGCGATGATTTCTTTTACGGTTCTTTCGATGTGCCACTGCCAGCAGCACAATCTGAATATCTAGAATACTTCCAGACCAATTATTTTGCCTCCCCAGAATATCGCGGCGACTCACCAGCAAGCGGGTTCAGAGCTGTTAAGAACTAG
- a CDS encoding DegT/DnrJ/EryC1/StrS family aminotransferase translates to MQSRFAQRDMEALQELQTAGIYIGGEPVKRFEMDYAQYCGTNFCIGTGNGMDALTIILRAEKQLGRLPEKARVLVPAHTYIATFLSIVEAGMQPVPVDVHDLLITKEVLENHLESIDAAVVVDIYGKLVDDEVYAFAKANNLPIYTDAAQSQGATTRNGDKSGSRGMASAFSFYPTKNLGALGDAGAITTNDEELAVMSRRMANYGRTSRFVNDIKGVNSRLDPLQAAFLNNRLLFLDNDNKKRKKIARVYMEQIENPKVKLPAADFLESNSIHVFPVFLEDRDAFVTFLADRGIQTSIHYAIPPHQQQAFEEFNHLSFPQTQYLHNTEVSLPCHPLLEDHEVQEIVIAINEFS, encoded by the coding sequence TTGCAAAGTCGTTTTGCCCAGCGAGACATGGAGGCTTTGCAGGAGTTGCAAACTGCCGGGATCTACATAGGCGGTGAACCGGTCAAGAGATTTGAAATGGATTATGCGCAGTATTGCGGCACCAACTTCTGTATAGGAACCGGTAACGGTATGGATGCCCTTACTATTATCCTTCGCGCCGAAAAGCAACTAGGCAGACTTCCAGAAAAGGCACGTGTACTCGTACCGGCGCATACCTATATAGCCACTTTTTTAAGCATTGTGGAAGCAGGCATGCAACCAGTGCCGGTAGATGTGCACGATTTACTTATCACAAAGGAGGTACTTGAAAACCACCTGGAGTCTATAGATGCTGCTGTTGTAGTAGATATTTATGGTAAGCTGGTGGATGATGAGGTTTACGCTTTCGCGAAAGCGAACAATCTACCCATCTACACAGACGCGGCACAATCCCAAGGTGCCACCACCAGAAATGGTGACAAATCTGGAAGCCGTGGTATGGCTAGCGCTTTTTCCTTTTACCCAACCAAAAATCTGGGAGCATTGGGCGATGCTGGCGCCATCACTACCAATGATGAAGAGCTTGCCGTAATGTCGCGGCGTATGGCAAACTACGGTCGTACTTCGAGATTTGTGAATGATATCAAAGGAGTCAACAGCAGGCTGGATCCACTGCAGGCCGCATTTCTCAACAACAGATTGTTGTTTCTCGATAATGACAACAAGAAACGGAAAAAGATCGCCAGAGTTTATATGGAACAAATTGAAAATCCCAAAGTAAAACTTCCTGCTGCGGATTTTTTAGAATCAAATTCCATTCATGTTTTCCCTGTATTTCTTGAAGATCGGGACGCTTTTGTGACCTTTCTAGCAGATCGAGGCATACAAACCAGCATCCATTACGCGATACCACCGCATCAACAGCAAGCATTTGAAGAATTCAATCACCTAAGCTTCCCACAAACGCAATACCTGCATAATACAGAGGTGAGTTTACCTTGTCATCCATTGCTGGAAGATCATGAAGTGCAAGAAATTGTGATTGCCATAAACGAGTTTTCATGA